From a region of the Clupea harengus chromosome 9, Ch_v2.0.2, whole genome shotgun sequence genome:
- the gap43 gene encoding neuromodulin, which translates to MLCCIRRTKPAEKNEDADQKIEQDGKQPEDKAHKAATKIQASFRGHITRKKMKDGEKDEEGEENTPAATEEEAAAAAEGEEKKEAMSPVAEKAEEAAPAEPAANDTAATEKAKSPVADKPADPPAASPAASPAAAASPTATAPSEPAKEAKQEAEEKPKEAESKEAPAAAGKKEEEKGEPKQADVPAADASETADCEETNQTQEKKDATDESKAAEETTSDAAKEEDKV; encoded by the exons ATGCTGTGCTGTATAAGAAGAACAAAACCG GCTGAGAAGAATGAAGATGCCGACCAGAAGATTGAGCAGGATGGCAAACAACCAGAGGACAAAGCCCACAAGGCTGCCACCAAGATCCAAGCCAGCTTTCGTGGACACATAACCcgcaaaaaaatgaaagacgGCGAGAAAGacgaagagggagaggagaacacCCCAGCAGCCACCGAAGAGGAGGCAGCGGCCGCGGCGGAGGgcgaggagaagaaggaggctATGTCTCCAGTGGCAGAGAAGGCAGAGGAGGCGGCACCTGCCGAGCCGGCAGCCAACGACACTGCCGCCACCGAAAAAGCCAAAAGCCCCGTCGCAGACAAGCCGGCTGACCCTCCGGCTGCGTCCCCGGCTGCGTCCCCGGCGGCGGCTGCCTCACCCACCGCCACTGCCCCGTCCGAGCCGGCGAAGGAGGCCAAGCAGGAGGCAGAAGAGAAGCCGAAGGAGGCGGAGAGCAAAGAGGCTCCCGCAGCCGCcgggaagaaggaggaggagaaaggggagcCCAAACAAGCCGACGTGCCTGCTGCTGACGCCAGCGAGACAGCCGATTGTGAggaaacaaaccaaacacaagAGAAAAAAG aTGCTACCGATGAGTCTAAGGCGGCAGAGGAGACCACCTCGGATGCAGCAAAGGAGGAAGACAAAGTTTAA